The Octadecabacter arcticus 238 genome contains a region encoding:
- a CDS encoding circularly permuted type 2 ATP-grasp protein, producing the protein MVKTSTFFDEMRSGNGARDPYTKYDAWFAQQNNERLAQKSAEADAFFRRTGITFNVYGQSDAEERLIPFDLVPRIISDKEWTKLSKGIEQRVYAINAFLHDIYNRQEILRAGIVPTELIANNDAFLPQMMDFTPPGGIYTHIVGTDIVRTGPDDFFVLEDNARTPSGVSYMLENRETMLQMFPELFASIKVKPVSDYPKNLRRALEASAPKSCEGRPCVVVLTPGIHNSAYYEHSFLADQMGVELVEGHDLKVVDGHIAMRTTRGYKVIDVIYRRVDDEFLDPLTFNPTSMLGVPGIMDVYRTGNITITNAPGTGVADDKAIYSYMPDIIKFYTGERAILKSVETFRCSEPDTLKYVLDNLADLVVKEVHGSGGYGMLVGPAATKTEIADFAIKLKARPSNYIAQPTLALSTVPIFTDAGLAPRHVDLRPFALMSPKGVSITPGGLTRVALAEGSLVVNSSQGGGTKDTWVLED; encoded by the coding sequence ATGGTTAAAACGAGTACTTTTTTCGATGAGATGCGATCTGGCAATGGTGCGCGCGATCCGTATACCAAGTATGACGCGTGGTTTGCCCAGCAGAACAACGAACGCTTGGCGCAAAAGTCCGCCGAGGCTGATGCGTTCTTTAGGCGTACTGGTATTACGTTCAATGTCTATGGCCAGTCTGACGCAGAAGAACGGCTGATCCCGTTCGATCTGGTTCCGCGCATCATCTCGGACAAGGAATGGACAAAGCTGTCCAAAGGCATCGAACAGCGCGTCTACGCGATCAACGCGTTTTTGCATGATATCTACAACCGTCAAGAAATTTTGCGGGCTGGTATTGTGCCGACCGAACTGATTGCCAACAACGATGCGTTCCTGCCGCAGATGATGGATTTCACGCCACCGGGCGGGATTTATACCCACATCGTCGGCACCGACATCGTGCGTACCGGACCTGACGATTTTTTCGTGCTTGAAGACAACGCACGCACCCCGTCTGGCGTGAGCTATATGTTGGAAAACCGCGAAACTATGCTGCAGATGTTCCCCGAACTGTTCGCGTCGATTAAGGTTAAGCCGGTCAGCGATTACCCGAAAAACCTGCGCCGCGCCCTTGAGGCATCAGCGCCAAAATCGTGCGAAGGGCGGCCCTGTGTGGTGGTTCTGACGCCGGGGATTCACAATTCGGCCTATTACGAACACAGCTTTCTGGCGGACCAGATGGGTGTTGAGCTGGTTGAAGGCCATGATCTGAAGGTCGTGGACGGCCATATCGCCATGCGCACGACGCGCGGCTACAAAGTCATCGATGTAATTTATCGCCGCGTGGATGATGAATTCCTTGATCCATTGACGTTCAATCCGACGTCGATGTTGGGCGTTCCCGGCATCATGGATGTCTACCGTACGGGCAATATCACGATCACCAACGCACCCGGAACCGGTGTCGCGGATGATAAGGCGATCTACAGCTATATGCCTGATATTATAAAATTTTACACAGGTGAACGTGCGATCCTGAAGAGCGTTGAGACGTTTCGTTGTTCGGAACCGGATACGCTGAAATATGTCCTCGATAATCTTGCTGATCTGGTTGTCAAAGAAGTGCACGGGTCGGGTGGCTACGGCATGCTTGTCGGGCCAGCGGCGACCAAAACAGAAATTGCTGACTTTGCGATAAAGCTGAAAGCGCGTCCGTCAAATTACATCGCGCAGCCAACGCTGGCGCTGTCGACTGTGCCGATTTTCACCGATGCAGGGCTTGCGCCGCGCCATGTCGATTTGCGCCCGTTTGCGTTGATGTCGCCGAAAGGCGTGAGCATCACGCCGGGTGGTTTGACGCGGGTGGCGTTGGCCGAAGGGTCGCTGGTGGTGAATTCATCGCAAGGCGGCGGCACCAAAGATACGTGGGTATTGGAAGACTGA
- a CDS encoding alpha-E domain-containing protein: protein MLGKTAGGLYWMFRYLERAENTARLIEAGFRIALTRSDDAEAEWKSVIVTLASNTKYKTKHESYDSTQVVDFLLRDETNSGSVLSMVKAARNNARLTRTALTSEVWYAINDTWMALKDLLKDPIPETELPAVLATIRQQSALVRGALVGTMLRNDMYHFCRLGTALERMDNTARIIDVKYYALLPSPAFVGSKMDNVQWETLLRSVSAHRAFRWAVDDDFAAPAIAKFLILDGRMPRSLAFCAGEITKNLGHLANDYGEKLGSNDQADALQALFKGRDIGSIFEEGLHQFVSRVIADTSQLAGQIERDYRFTG, encoded by the coding sequence ATGCTGGGAAAAACTGCAGGTGGTCTGTACTGGATGTTCCGTTATCTTGAGCGGGCGGAGAACACTGCGCGCTTGATCGAAGCGGGGTTTCGCATTGCGCTGACACGGTCCGACGACGCCGAAGCCGAATGGAAGTCGGTTATTGTCACGCTCGCCAGTAACACCAAGTACAAGACCAAACATGAAAGCTACGACAGCACACAGGTGGTTGATTTTCTGTTGCGTGACGAAACCAATTCCGGTTCGGTTTTGTCGATGGTAAAAGCTGCGCGCAACAACGCCCGCCTGACCCGCACAGCCCTGACGTCCGAAGTCTGGTACGCGATCAACGACACATGGATGGCGTTAAAAGACTTGCTAAAAGACCCGATCCCCGAGACCGAGCTTCCAGCCGTTCTGGCAACGATCCGCCAGCAATCGGCATTGGTGCGCGGCGCGTTGGTGGGGACGATGTTGCGCAACGATATGTATCATTTCTGTCGCCTTGGTACCGCACTTGAACGGATGGACAACACGGCGCGGATCATTGACGTTAAATACTACGCGCTGCTGCCGTCACCTGCGTTTGTGGGCAGCAAAATGGACAATGTGCAGTGGGAAACCTTGCTGCGGTCGGTGTCGGCGCACCGCGCGTTCCGATGGGCCGTTGACGATGATTTTGCAGCCCCTGCGATTGCGAAGTTTTTGATTTTGGATGGCCGGATGCCGCGATCGTTGGCGTTTTGCGCTGGTGAAATTACCAAGAACCTTGGTCATTTGGCGAACGACTACGGTGAGAAGCTCGGCTCAAACGATCAAGCGGACGCGCTTCAGGCGTTGTTTAAGGGCCGCGATATCGGGTCGATTTTTGAAGAAGGTCTGCACCAGTTTGTGAGCCGTGTCATTGCTGACACGTCGCAATTGGCGGGCCAAATCGAAAGGGACTACCGGTTCACCGGCTAA
- a CDS encoding anthranilate synthase component II: MLLLIDNYDSFTYNLVHYFGELGADVVVRRNDAIDVETAMGMGASGIVLSPGPCDPAQAGICLALTKAAAETKTPLMGVCLGHQTIGEAFGGKVIRCHEIVHGKMGTMHHNGKSVFKGLPTPFEATRYHSLTVERETLPDCLEITAELSDGTIMGLQHRDLPIHGVQFHPESIKSEHGHAMLQNFLDVMPSKSKVPA, translated from the coding sequence ATGCTTCTTCTGATCGATAACTATGACAGCTTCACCTACAATCTGGTGCATTATTTCGGCGAACTTGGCGCGGATGTTGTCGTTCGCCGCAATGACGCGATTGACGTTGAAACGGCAATGGGCATGGGGGCGTCCGGCATTGTGCTGTCGCCTGGTCCCTGCGATCCGGCGCAGGCTGGCATCTGTCTGGCCCTGACCAAAGCCGCCGCCGAAACAAAGACCCCGCTGATGGGCGTGTGCCTTGGTCATCAAACCATTGGCGAAGCCTTCGGCGGCAAGGTTATTCGCTGCCATGAAATCGTCCATGGCAAAATGGGCACCATGCATCACAACGGCAAATCGGTGTTCAAGGGTCTGCCCACCCCGTTTGAGGCGACGCGTTATCATTCCCTCACGGTTGAACGCGAAACGCTTCCCGATTGCCTCGAGATCACCGCCGAGCTGAGCGATGGGACGATCATGGGCCTGCAACACCGCGACTTGCCAATCCACGGCGTGCAATTTCACCCCGAAAGCATCAAATCCGAACACGGCCACGCTATGCTGCAAAACTTCCTAGATGTAATGCCCTCAAAGTCGAAAGTCCCAGCATGA
- a CDS encoding DUF6444 domain-containing protein, which yields MDQVTALEQLLATALRRIAELEAALASMAQENADLRRQLAKNSSNSSKPPSSDGLKKPVPRSLRGKSGKKSGG from the coding sequence ATGGACCAAGTTACTGCTCTTGAACAACTCCTTGCCACGGCTCTGCGCAGGATCGCCGAGTTGGAAGCCGCGTTGGCGAGCATGGCGCAAGAGAATGCGGATCTGCGGCGTCAGTTGGCCAAGAACAGCAGTAATAGCAGCAAGCCGCCTTCGAGTGATGGGTTGAAGAAGCCGGTACCGCGTAGCCTGCGTGGTAAGTCCGGTAAGAAAAGTGGTGGTTAA
- a CDS encoding divergent polysaccharide deacetylase family protein, with product MRGMIGGILTGGLVSALGLGAASIMSELPAGLTPPAPPLIDAPIAEPVAVDADETSNLTTPVGSLSIQEPQAPDLPDGEAAIVEPGAPQPSAPEAQAPRADTDPLDEPEVLSIEGVMTAPNASEAVILLAQPVDPVLPNPQSLAPQTPVNEADLTILTTPAQPTVVVEPEVDESEIIADDPAVSDVAVPPSEDTFVVDLGAAPEGIEDAPTDQPADEVLASGTQSEDAPAIPRLQLQGGENTLLAERATGVTVRRPTGDAVAAPEETETTAQINALLDFAATSGDDGSKPLMSIVLIDDGSMSAAAAALAGLAFPVTIALDPLQENASALMARYRDDGFEVAVLAKLPEGAVPSDVEITFESVFSTLPETIAVLDIGNGGLQTHRAVTDQVMNVLASQGRGFVTMSQGLNMAVRAAEQAGVPAAVVYTDLDDDDQDARVVRRFVDQAAFRTRQESGVVLVGRMRPDTISALILWGSTSQDDQIAIVPLSAVLRAQ from the coding sequence ATGCGCGGAATGATAGGTGGGATATTGACGGGCGGCTTGGTGTCCGCATTGGGCTTGGGTGCAGCATCCATAATGAGCGAGCTGCCCGCAGGGCTGACACCCCCCGCGCCACCATTGATTGACGCCCCGATAGCAGAGCCCGTTGCGGTAGATGCAGATGAGACGAGCAATCTGACTACACCGGTGGGCAGTCTCTCCATCCAAGAACCACAGGCACCGGATTTGCCCGACGGTGAGGCGGCGATTGTAGAGCCAGGTGCGCCGCAACCCTCAGCGCCGGAAGCCCAAGCGCCGCGCGCGGACACTGACCCGCTTGATGAGCCCGAGGTTTTGTCAATTGAAGGAGTGATGACCGCGCCGAATGCCTCCGAAGCTGTTATTTTGCTGGCCCAGCCCGTTGATCCGGTGTTGCCCAACCCGCAGTCATTGGCGCCACAAACGCCAGTGAACGAGGCGGATTTGACCATTTTGACCACACCCGCCCAGCCGACCGTCGTCGTTGAACCGGAAGTGGACGAAAGTGAAATTATAGCGGACGACCCTGCGGTTTCGGACGTTGCGGTGCCGCCATCCGAGGACACGTTTGTGGTGGATTTGGGCGCAGCGCCTGAGGGGATTGAAGACGCCCCGACAGACCAACCTGCGGATGAGGTTTTGGCCTCTGGAACCCAGAGTGAGGACGCGCCTGCGATACCGCGCCTTCAGTTGCAGGGCGGCGAAAACACGTTGCTGGCTGAGCGCGCAACGGGTGTGACCGTGCGACGACCCACTGGCGATGCCGTGGCCGCGCCCGAAGAGACCGAGACCACGGCGCAGATCAATGCGCTGTTGGATTTTGCTGCGACGTCGGGCGACGACGGATCAAAGCCGCTGATGTCGATTGTTTTGATTGATGACGGGTCTATGTCGGCTGCAGCAGCCGCATTGGCGGGTTTGGCATTTCCGGTGACAATCGCGCTGGATCCACTGCAGGAAAATGCTTCGGCATTGATGGCGCGCTACCGCGACGACGGCTTTGAGGTCGCGGTATTGGCCAAGCTGCCAGAGGGCGCGGTGCCAAGTGATGTAGAAATCACATTCGAGAGCGTTTTTAGCACCTTGCCAGAAACGATTGCGGTGCTTGATATTGGTAACGGTGGTTTACAGACGCACCGCGCTGTGACTGATCAGGTGATGAATGTTCTGGCCTCGCAAGGGCGCGGTTTCGTGACCATGAGCCAAGGATTGAACATGGCGGTACGTGCCGCTGAACAGGCGGGCGTGCCTGCGGCAGTGGTCTACACAGATCTGGACGATGATGATCAGGACGCGCGGGTAGTGCGCCGCTTTGTGGATCAAGCTGCGTTTCGTACCCGTCAGGAAAGTGGTGTCGTGCTGGTGGGTCGTATGCGCCCCGACACGATTTCGGCGTTGATCCTTTGGGGATCGACCAGCCAAGATGACCAAATTGCCATTGTGCCGCTCAGCGCGGTCTTGCGCGCACAGTAG
- a CDS encoding proteasome-like protein: protein MTYCIGMRLDKGLVFMSDTRTSAGLDNFAVAKKMFTWNVPGERAITIMTAGNLATTQSLISLLEERSKSPADRNPSILAAETMFQVARLVGATLKEVIADSAPTGQTASDKFGASIIVGGEIHGGKPAIFMIYPAGNFIEVTDDTPFFQIGETKYGKPILIRAYEAAMSFEEAVKLLLVSFDSTVKSNLSVGMPFDLQIYEFGSLDSSRVTRIEEDDPVYQAISSGWGAALRDAFTKLPNYGV from the coding sequence ATGACTTACTGCATCGGCATGCGGCTCGACAAAGGGCTGGTGTTCATGTCGGACACCCGCACAAGCGCGGGCCTAGACAATTTCGCCGTTGCTAAGAAAATGTTTACTTGGAATGTTCCGGGCGAGCGCGCAATTACGATCATGACCGCCGGTAACCTGGCGACGACGCAATCGTTGATCAGCCTGCTCGAGGAACGGTCAAAATCACCCGCGGATCGCAATCCAAGCATTTTGGCTGCTGAGACGATGTTTCAGGTCGCCCGACTGGTCGGCGCCACCCTGAAAGAGGTGATCGCGGACAGCGCCCCAACAGGCCAAACTGCCAGCGACAAGTTTGGGGCGTCAATCATTGTCGGTGGAGAGATCCACGGCGGCAAACCTGCGATTTTCATGATTTATCCGGCTGGAAATTTTATCGAAGTGACGGACGACACCCCGTTTTTCCAGATTGGGGAAACCAAGTACGGCAAGCCGATTTTGATACGGGCATATGAAGCCGCGATGAGCTTTGAAGAAGCGGTGAAATTGTTGTTGGTGTCTTTTGATTCAACGGTCAAATCCAACCTGTCCGTTGGCATGCCGTTTGATTTGCAAATTTACGAATTTGGATCGTTGGATAGCAGTCGCGTGACACGGATCGAAGAGGATGATCCAGTTTACCAGGCGATTTCATCGGGCTGGGGCGCTGCGCTGCGCGATGCGTTCACGAAATTGCCGAACTACGGTGTGTAG
- the trpE gene encoding anthranilate synthase component I produces MTPDFDTFSAGYDAGENQIVYTRLTADLDTPVSLMLKLTAAGKHAFLLESVTGGEIRGRYSIVGMKPDLIWDCNGTQSRINRDARFDEDGFIDQSGDPLDNLRSLIAESQIDLPADLPAASAGLFGYLGYDMIRLVEHLPDVNPDPLGLPDAVMLRPSVVAVLDGVKGEVILVAPAYATSGLTAKAAYAQAAERVMDAQRALELPVPLTERTLGSAVDVPDPVSNFTKSGYMDAVEKAKDYIRAGDIFQCVPSQRWTQTYSEPPFALYRSLRRTNPSPFMFYFNYGDYQVIGASPEILVRVFGSEVTIRPIAGTRPRGATPEEDNAFEADLLADQKELAEHLMLLDLGRNDTGKVCKIGTVRPTEQFIVERYSHVMHIVSNVVGELADDQDALSAFFAGMPAGTVSGAPKVRAMEIIDELEPEKRGLYGGGCGYFSANGDMDMCIALRTAVLKGDQLYIQAGGGVVYDSDPEAEYMETVHKSNAIRRAAADATMFRSGNS; encoded by the coding sequence ATGACACCCGATTTTGACACTTTCAGCGCGGGATATGACGCGGGTGAAAACCAGATCGTCTACACCCGTCTGACCGCCGATCTCGACACGCCTGTGTCGCTGATGCTGAAACTCACCGCAGCTGGCAAACACGCGTTTTTGCTGGAATCTGTGACGGGCGGCGAAATTCGGGGTCGCTATTCTATTGTTGGGATGAAGCCGGATCTGATTTGGGACTGCAACGGCACGCAAAGCCGCATCAACCGCGACGCACGCTTTGACGAAGACGGATTTATCGATCAGTCCGGTGATCCCCTCGATAATCTTCGCAGCCTGATCGCGGAAAGCCAGATTGATCTGCCTGCTGATCTTCCAGCCGCCAGTGCGGGCCTGTTTGGCTACCTCGGCTATGATATGATCCGGCTGGTTGAACACCTGCCCGATGTAAACCCCGACCCGCTTGGCTTGCCCGACGCTGTGATGTTGCGCCCCTCTGTTGTGGCCGTGCTGGACGGTGTAAAAGGCGAAGTCATCCTCGTGGCGCCTGCCTATGCGACCTCCGGCCTCACGGCCAAAGCCGCCTATGCGCAAGCCGCTGAACGGGTGATGGACGCGCAGCGCGCGCTGGAATTGCCCGTGCCATTAACCGAACGCACCTTGGGCAGTGCAGTCGACGTCCCCGACCCCGTGTCGAACTTTACCAAATCGGGCTATATGGACGCCGTTGAAAAGGCCAAAGACTACATCCGTGCGGGCGATATTTTCCAATGTGTGCCGTCGCAACGCTGGACACAAACCTACAGTGAACCGCCCTTTGCATTGTATCGTTCCTTGCGCCGCACCAACCCGTCACCGTTCATGTTCTATTTCAACTACGGCGATTATCAGGTCATCGGTGCCAGCCCTGAAATTCTGGTCCGCGTGTTCGGCTCGGAAGTCACGATTCGCCCGATCGCGGGCACCCGCCCCCGCGGCGCCACACCAGAGGAAGACAACGCGTTTGAAGCTGATTTACTAGCCGACCAAAAAGAGCTTGCCGAACATTTGATGTTGCTTGATCTTGGCCGCAACGACACTGGCAAGGTCTGCAAGATCGGCACAGTGCGCCCGACGGAACAATTCATCGTCGAACGCTACAGCCACGTCATGCACATCGTATCAAACGTCGTGGGCGAGTTGGCCGACGATCAAGACGCGCTGTCAGCGTTTTTTGCTGGTATGCCCGCAGGGACTGTCTCGGGCGCGCCCAAAGTCCGAGCGATGGAAATCATTGACGAGTTGGAACCGGAAAAGCGTGGGCTTTACGGCGGCGGTTGTGGCTACTTTTCAGCGAACGGTGACATGGACATGTGCATCGCGCTGCGTACTGCCGTGCTGAAGGGTGACCAGCTTTATATCCAAGCGGGCGGCGGCGTTGTCTATGACAGCGACCCAGAGGCCGAATATATGGAAACCGTGCACAAATCGAACGCCATTCGCCGCGCCGCTGCCGACGCGACGATGTTCAGGTCAGGCAATTCATAG
- the trpD gene encoding anthranilate phosphoribosyltransferase encodes MSDMMKPLIYAASEGPLSRAQAEMAFDALFEGSATPSQIGGLLMAMRARGESVAEYAAAASVMRARCVPVKAPIGAMDIVGTGGDGKGTLNISTATAFVVAGAGVPVAKHGNRNLSSLSGAADALGEMGVNVMVGADVVERCISEAGIGFMMAPMHHPAIKHVMPTRQELGCKTIFNILGPLTNPAGVKRQLTGAFAIDLIFPMAETLKDLGTEAAWLVHGSDGTDEITICGTTSVAALSQGMITAREVHPEDAGLPVHPFHSILGGSPADNAKAFRALLDGEASAYRDAVLLNASAALLVAGKVEGLKAGVEMAKESIDSGGAKTALQTLAKITQG; translated from the coding sequence ATGAGCGATATGATGAAGCCCCTGATCTACGCCGCATCCGAAGGCCCGCTCAGCCGTGCACAGGCAGAAATGGCCTTCGACGCCCTGTTTGAAGGTAGCGCGACACCCTCACAAATCGGCGGACTGCTGATGGCGATGCGCGCGCGCGGCGAATCTGTGGCAGAATACGCAGCAGCCGCCTCGGTCATGCGCGCGCGCTGCGTCCCCGTCAAAGCCCCAATCGGTGCGATGGACATTGTTGGCACTGGCGGCGACGGCAAAGGCACGCTCAATATTTCAACCGCCACCGCCTTTGTGGTCGCGGGTGCGGGCGTGCCCGTCGCCAAGCACGGCAACCGCAATCTGTCCTCGCTGTCAGGTGCTGCAGATGCGCTCGGGGAAATGGGCGTCAATGTCATGGTCGGCGCGGACGTGGTCGAACGCTGCATCAGCGAGGCCGGTATCGGCTTTATGATGGCCCCAATGCATCATCCAGCCATCAAACACGTGATGCCGACCCGTCAGGAACTGGGCTGCAAAACGATTTTCAATATCCTCGGCCCGCTGACCAATCCTGCAGGCGTCAAACGCCAACTGACAGGGGCCTTCGCCATTGATTTGATCTTCCCGATGGCAGAAACCCTCAAAGACCTCGGGACCGAAGCCGCATGGTTGGTCCACGGCTCAGACGGTACCGACGAAATCACGATCTGCGGCACAACGTCTGTGGCGGCCCTGTCGCAGGGGATGATCACGGCGCGCGAAGTCCATCCCGAAGACGCAGGCCTGCCTGTGCATCCGTTCCATTCCATCTTAGGCGGATCACCCGCAGACAACGCCAAGGCCTTCCGCGCCCTGCTGGACGGTGAAGCCTCCGCTTACCGCGACGCGGTGTTGCTCAACGCCTCCGCTGCATTGCTGGTGGCAGGCAAGGTCGAAGGCCTCAAAGCTGGCGTGGAAATGGCCAAGGAAAGCATCGACAGCGGCGGCGCCAAAACAGCCCTGCAAACCTTGGCCAAAATCACCCAAGGCTAA
- a CDS encoding transglutaminase family protein: protein MKLHISHKTDYAYSAPVGYALQKVRLRPLSNPQQTVLDWTNTVTGGKIETGYLDHYGNHVDLCSIDSGGQSLTIFASGTVETMPSNGVLGMVFGRAPLWHFLQPTDKTMAGDGVKALAKLIDQDGSVLDGLHAMSAAVLSAAPYTIGATDAQTSAEDALRIGAGVCQDHAQIFISAARVAGIPARYVSGYLMMNETVDQDASHAWAEAHIDGLGWVGFDVSNGYSPDERYVRIATGRDASDASPIKGLRMGNADESLIVSLQVQQ from the coding sequence ATGAAACTGCACATTAGTCATAAAACAGACTACGCCTATAGTGCGCCTGTCGGATACGCGCTGCAAAAAGTGCGCTTGCGGCCGCTGTCAAATCCACAGCAAACGGTGCTGGATTGGACGAACACCGTCACGGGCGGCAAGATCGAGACTGGATACCTTGATCATTATGGCAACCATGTCGATCTGTGTAGCATCGATTCGGGCGGGCAATCCTTGACGATTTTTGCCAGTGGAACGGTTGAAACCATGCCGTCTAATGGCGTTTTGGGAATGGTCTTCGGGCGCGCACCGCTTTGGCATTTTTTGCAGCCAACTGATAAGACGATGGCAGGTGACGGGGTCAAGGCGCTGGCAAAGCTGATCGATCAAGACGGTTCGGTTCTGGACGGATTGCACGCAATGTCTGCGGCCGTGCTTAGCGCTGCACCCTATACAATTGGGGCGACTGACGCGCAGACCAGTGCTGAAGATGCGCTGCGCATCGGGGCAGGGGTGTGTCAGGATCACGCACAGATTTTCATCTCTGCGGCGCGGGTCGCGGGTATTCCGGCACGTTACGTCAGCGGCTATTTGATGATGAACGAAACCGTTGACCAAGACGCCAGCCACGCATGGGCCGAAGCGCATATCGACGGGCTTGGTTGGGTCGGGTTTGATGTTTCCAACGGATATTCCCCTGATGAACGCTACGTGCGCATCGCCACTGGGCGTGACGCAAGCGACGCGTCGCCGATCAAAGGTTTGCGCATGGGCAATGCCGATGAGAGCCTAATTGTATCTTTGCAGGTGCAGCAGTAA